One window of the Desulfatiglans sp. genome contains the following:
- a CDS encoding adenylyl-sulfate kinase yields the protein MERDQLNIVIVGHVDHGKSTVMGRLLADTGALPEGRLEAVKSLCAKTAKPFEYAFLLDALKDERDQGITIDSARCFFKTASRDYIVIDAPGHIEFLKNMVTGAARAEAALLVIAADEGIQENSKRHGYLASMLGISQVTVLINKMDLVNYDQEVYNRLASEYSAFLKKLKVKPVSFIPISARNGENLTHPSNLMQWYNGPTVLEQLDAFGNKKGKELLPLRFPVQDIYKFTEEGDDRRIIAGTIESGVVSVGDEIIFLPSKKRSRVQSIEAFNTSPKSNAHAGEAIGITLEDQLYTRPGEIIASGRDSQPKVSSRLKANIFWMGRSPLVKRRSYKLKLATSRMSATVAEITHVLDASDLHMNHNKQQLDRHDVGEVIIETSKPIAFDPVADFEGTGRFVLVDNYEIAGGGIILDEAEREGALLNEQIRTREIAWEKGYITNVDRAAKNNHSSKFILFAGEEYKSIEDYARELEQRLFNAGHQSYYIGLDNVLSGLAQNMEQSAIDPGYPIRIMGELARIMTDSGMILISAVSGIDDYDLEILKQLNSPAEFLVVCIGLNPFTQYPVDLTIPVKTPIDEVMQRITDLLREKEVIPEYII from the coding sequence TGAAGGATGAAAGGGACCAGGGTATTACCATTGACAGCGCAAGGTGCTTTTTCAAGACAGCCTCAAGAGATTACATTGTGATTGATGCGCCCGGTCACATTGAATTTCTGAAAAATATGGTGACAGGCGCAGCAAGGGCAGAGGCTGCTCTGCTTGTAATAGCTGCTGATGAAGGTATTCAGGAGAATAGTAAACGCCACGGGTACCTCGCCTCAATGCTTGGAATCAGTCAGGTGACAGTGCTTATTAACAAAATGGATCTGGTTAATTATGACCAAGAGGTCTATAACAGACTGGCATCTGAATATTCCGCCTTTCTTAAAAAGTTGAAGGTAAAACCTGTTTCGTTTATTCCGATCAGCGCACGTAATGGAGAAAATTTAACGCATCCATCCAATCTGATGCAGTGGTACAATGGCCCAACTGTCTTGGAACAGCTTGATGCCTTTGGAAATAAAAAAGGCAAAGAGCTCCTCCCCCTCAGATTTCCGGTTCAGGATATCTACAAGTTTACAGAAGAGGGGGATGACCGCCGTATTATAGCCGGCACAATAGAATCAGGTGTGGTGAGTGTTGGCGATGAGATAATATTTCTTCCATCAAAAAAGAGATCAAGGGTACAGAGCATTGAGGCCTTTAATACTTCTCCTAAATCAAATGCCCATGCAGGTGAGGCAATTGGCATTACCCTTGAAGATCAACTGTATACCAGGCCGGGCGAGATAATTGCCTCTGGCAGAGATAGTCAACCGAAGGTCAGCTCCCGGTTGAAGGCCAATATATTCTGGATGGGGAGATCTCCTCTTGTTAAGAGAAGGAGTTACAAGCTCAAGCTTGCTACCTCACGGATGTCAGCAACAGTCGCTGAAATCACCCATGTACTTGATGCCTCGGACCTGCATATGAATCATAATAAGCAGCAGTTGGACAGACATGACGTTGGTGAGGTTATCATTGAGACATCAAAACCCATTGCATTTGATCCGGTTGCTGATTTCGAAGGGACAGGGAGATTTGTTCTTGTGGACAATTATGAGATAGCCGGAGGAGGTATTATTCTTGATGAGGCAGAAAGGGAAGGAGCCCTTTTAAATGAGCAGATACGCACCCGTGAAATCGCATGGGAAAAAGGATATATCACGAATGTTGACAGGGCTGCCAAAAATAATCATAGTTCTAAATTTATTCTATTTGCCGGTGAAGAGTATAAATCAATTGAGGATTATGCCAGAGAGCTGGAACAAAGACTTTTTAACGCAGGGCATCAAAGCTACTACATTGGCCTTGACAATGTGCTTTCAGGTCTGGCCCAGAATATGGAACAGAGTGCTATTGACCCGGGTTATCCCATAAGAATCATGGGTGAGCTCGCAAGAATTATGACCGACTCTGGAATGATCCTAATTTCAGCGGTCTCCGGGATTGATGACTATGATCTTGAAATTTTAAAACAGCTTAATTCCCCGGCGGAATTTCTTGTTGTATGCATCGGGCTAAACCCTTTTACGCAGTATCCTGTTGATTTAACCATTCCGGTTAAAACGCCCATCGATGAGGTTATGCAGAGGATTACAGATCTCCTTAGAGAAAAGGAGGTGATACCTGAATATATTATTTAG